A segment of the Candidatus Protochlamydia naegleriophila genome:
CAAGGCGTAACGGTTTTTTTTCGATCAATTCAGAAGCAATTTCTGCAAATCGAGCCTGGCACACATATTTTCTTAAGGCTTCATTTGCGCGAGACAAATCCCTGCCTTGGGCGAAAAAACTTTCCGATGGAAGCAGTTTTAGTCGTTCGACTGGCATTGAAAGCCGTTCTGCTAGAGCTTGATCCACGGCCTGATTGAATAATTTCAATTGATCGGAAGATAAGAAATCTTCGAATTCAATGATTCCTTGTTTTTGAAAAAAATCTCTATGTTCTTTCGCAATGGCAAATTTCATAACACCAACAATGCAATTAATTAATAGTTTAGGTCTTAGAAGATGCTAACTAAGAGGGTGTTGACATCATCTGGAATGGGAAGAGCTGGGCTTGATCCCAAAATCAATTTTTTAGCTATCTCGTTATAAATCGTAAAAGTCGAATTTTCAGGAGTTTCGTATAGATAGTTGACTATAAGGCTAGCAGAAAAATGGATTGTTGCCTAGAATACTTTATATGAATCAGATCGAACAATTAATTCAACACGCTTCTGCCATCGAGGCAAAACTAGGCTATGCATTTAAAGACCATTCTTTACTTGCCTTAGCTTTTGTTCATCGCTCCTTTATTAATGAAAATCGGGATATAACTCAGCATAACGAACGCCTCGAATTTCTAGGCGATTCTGTTTTAGGGATGCTTATTTCCGATTATCTCTACCGACATCTCCCCTCGACTCCTGAAGGGCAGCTCTCCTATCTTCGTTCAAGATTGGTCGAGGCAAGCTCATGCGTCAACTACATTCAAGCACTAAACATCGGCAATTATCTATTGCTTGGCAAGGGTGAGCGGATGAATGATGGGCGCGGCCGGGAATCCATTTTAGCCGATCTTTTTGAAGCCATCATTGGCGCGATTTATTTAGATGGGGGCATTGAAGCTGCTCGACATTTCTTATTCAAAAACTTTACTAAACAGATCGAAATGATTTTGGCTACTCCTTTGCGCAATTGGAAAGCCATTCTGCAAGACTATTGCCAAAAGAAATATCAGCAGACCCCCCTGTACAATGTCTTACAAGAATCGGGGCCCGATCATAGCAAGGTCTTTCAAATCTCAGTCTTAATCCAGCAGCAAGAACTTGGCCGCGGCATGGGAGCCTCCAAAAAAGAGGCGCAACAAGCCGCTGCAGCCGATGCTCTGTCTCGATTCAATCTCCCAGAACTTTTTCCTTAAGGAGTGCCTCTTCATGGCCAAACAAAAGAGCGTTTGGTTCTGCTCAGACTGCGGACATAAACAGCTAAAATGGCTGGGACAATGCCCCTCTTGCCATCAATGGAATACCTTCCAAGAGGAATTAGAACTCTCCTCTTTACCGCGCCGCTTTGAGGCTCAAGCCGTGGCTCCTAGCCGTCCCATTAAACTGAAAGAAGTTAAGCTACAAGAGACCCCTCGCATCCTCACACGCATTGGCGAATGCGACCGCCTGTTTGGCGGAGGAATCGTTCCAGGCTCCCTAACGCTGGTTGGCGGTGATCCGGGCATTGGAAAATCGACGCTGCTCCTTCAGCTCTCCTATGCTCTCGCGCAGCAAGGACTGGTGGTCTTATATATTTGCGGGGAAGAATCGGTCGATCAAACCTCCTTGCGTGCAAGTAGACTTGGCATTCAAACGGATAATCTTTTTCTCCTTTGTGAAACCAATTTCTCACTCATTAAGTCGCAAATCGATCAACTCAACCCTGACGTGTTGATCGTCGATTCGATTCAAATCGTTTACAAGAGCGAGATCACCTCTGCCCCCGGCTCTGTCTCCCAGGTAAGAGAAACAACGACCGAATTCATGCATTTAGCTAAAGGCCGAGGCATTTCTACTTTCTTGATCGGGCATGTTACCAAATCGGGTGAAATTGCAGGCCCCCGTGTATTGGAACACTTGGTTGACACGGTCCTGTACTTCGAAGGGGACAAACAGCACCACTATCGCATGATTCGCGTCGTGAAAAACCGCTTTGGTCCAACCGATGAAATTGCCGTTTTCCAAATGAAACACTCCGGTCTTGTCGAAGTACCCAATCCCTCTGAGATCTTTCTCGAAGAAAGGAGAAAGGAAAGCATTGGATCCGTCATTATTCCAACACTCGAGGGATCACGCCCCATTTTGATCGAAGTACAAGCACTTGTCACAGAAACAGTTTTCAGCACCCCTTCGAGACGCTGCACTGGACTAGATCAAAATCGCCTTGCCCTCCTGCTCGCCGTATTAGAAAAGCGAATGGGTTACCAGCTTCACAAATGCGATGTCTTTGTTTCGGTAGCCGGCGGCTTGCGCATCACGGAACCCGCAATCGACCTTGGCCTTTTACTAGCTTCAGCCTCATCCATGCGCAACCTGATCATCGATCCAGAAACAACGGTTGTTGGAGAAGTAGGACTTGGCGGAGAGGTACGCAGCGTGCCACGGATAGAGAGTCGCTTAAAAGAAGCCATTCACATGGGATTTAAACGTTGTATTATTCCCAAGCGCAATGTAAAAGGAATAGCCGAAGATATTCGTCAAAAAATCACTATCCAAGGCGTTGAATTTGTCGAGGAGGCTGTCGATGCGCTGCTCAAATAATCTCTCTGCTTCTCACAACATCCCTGTTGGAGCCCGCTCCTCCCCTCTTTCGAGAGCCCAGGTCAAAGAGGTATTAGAGGCCTTACACATGTATCATCCAACAATCCATTTCGACATGCACTATTTTTCAACGACTGGTGACCAAGACCTTGCCACCTCTTTGAGAACTCTTGCCAAAACAGACTTCTTTACAAAAGAAATTGACGAAGCTGTCCTTGCCGGCCATTGCCGCATAGGCGTCCATTCGGCTAAGGACCTTCCAAGCCCGCTTCCTCATGGGCTCGAATTGATCTGCCTGACTAAGGGTGTCGATCCAGCCGATGTACTCGTTATGCGTGATGGAGACACATTGGCAACTCTGCCACCACAAGCTCGCATTGCAACCTCTTCCATACGAAGAGAAGAGTGTGTCAAGCTATTGCGAAATGACCTAGCTTTTTGCGACCTGAGAGGAACGATCGATAAGCGCCTAACTAAGCTTGAATCAAGGGAAGCCGATGGAGTCGTCGTGGCAGAAGCAGCCCTCATACGCCTTGGCCTCACCCATCTAAATCGCATCCGTCTGCCTGGAACAACGACGGAGGGTCAAGGGCAACTGGCGATACTTTCGCGCAAAGACGACCATGCCATGAAAACGCTCTTTAGCTGCCTAGATATCCGTTCAGCCATAGCCGATAGAAATGGCGCCCCTTAAACAGGTTTTGTATACGGGTCTCGATCCAAGCCATTATCAAGGAACTGGACAGATTACCCATTGTCCGCTGATTCAAATTATCCCCCGCCCCCTAACCGACCCCTCTTTGCAATCGGCTTTCTCCGCTTTTCACTCTTATACTCATCTCATCATCACATCCAAAACAACCATTCCCATTTTGCAGGCCTATCTTCAGCAAATGGGTTTCTCTCTAGCCGATTGCCAAGCGAAGACGACCATTGCGGTTGGAAAGATCACAGCTTTTCATTTGCGGGCCCAAAATATAGAGCCCATCATTGCAAAAGATGAAACGGCTGAAGGGGTGGTTGCCGAACTCCAAGAGCTCAAGCTGGAAAAAGCCTTCATTTTTTGGCCCCACTCGGCACAGGCCCGCCCAATCATCCCTCTTTTTCTCCAAGAGCAATGCATCCGTTTCTTAGCATGCCCCTTATACGATACACTACCCTTGCGACCACCCACTTTGCCTCATTTAGATCAATTTGAAGAAATTGTATTTACGAGCCCCTCAACAATCCATGCTTTCTTGGACGTTTTTGGTTCGCTGCCTGCAAGCAAGCTTTTGACTCCCATCGGCCCCATCACAAAAAAATGCTTACATGAGCACTTAGGTTAATAGGGCAGAGACAGGGGCAAAGACATGCAGAGGGGGTTATACCGTTCTTCGCAGTATCAAACACCTGTAATATCCCGTCTCTTCACCTCTTCGCGCAATCGTTAGGCCCCGCTTGAGCATTTCCCAATTTTCTCGTTTCGTTAGGTTCAGAAAAATCCCTCAATGCCCAAGGCTTGCTTAATTAGTCTTTTTTGTTCAAAATGGCGATAAGAATAAAAAAACTTTAACATGGAGTCTATATGAGCCAACCTTACCAACTCCCTCCTCTACCTTATGATTTTGGAGCCCTAGAGCCAGTCATTAGTGCTGAGATTATGACACTGCATTACACAAAGCACCACCAAACCTATGTAAACAACTTGAATAAAGCATTAGAACAGTATGCTGAAGCCGAGCAAAAAAGAGATCTAGGCGCTATGATTGCGCTGCAGTCTGCCATTAAATTTAATGGTGGTGGCAATGTCAACCATTCTATTTTTTGGACCAATCTAGCACCAAAAGACCAGGGAGGCGGAGAAGCTCCTGAAGGCGATTTGGCAGAGGCTATTAATCAAGAGTTTGGATCGTTGCAGACGCTAATCGATCAGCTAAGCGCCAAGTCTGTTGCCATCCAAGGTTCCGGCTGGGGCTGGCTCGGCTACGATAAAGCCACTACGCGTTTAGCGATCTCCACTTGTGACAATCAAGACCCTTTATCGACCAAAGGCCTAGTTCCTCTTCTTGGTATCGACGTATGGGAGCATGCTTACTATTTGCAGTATAAAAACGTACGAGCAGACTACGTTAAAAATATTTGGAGCATTGTCAATTGGAAGAACGTTGCCGAACGCTATCAAAACGCCAAGGCAAAATAAATCAGCGTCTAATGGTAAGGTCCTTGGACCTTACCATTCTTTCTCTTTTTCCCTTCTGCTTCATTAGCCTGTATCTTCCATCCAAGCTTGCTAGCCACTTATTTTTTGAAGTGCTCTTTTAAAATTTATGAACTCGTTAAGAGAAAAGACGATGAGTTAGAAAAGCACTTGTATTATTCCATACTGTCCATTAATATTATTTTGTTTTGGTGAAATATTTCTTGTTTTTCATTAAAAACTCACTTTACGCAAAAGATCCAATCGTTCATCTACGCCTTTTTAAGGTAAAGAGAGTTAAAGACCTAATTTTGCTTATCGGCCTAAAACGTGAGTTGTACGCAAACCCTCACGATCGATTTTTGCGTATTAAAGCTGTGTCAAAAACTTAATCAATTGAGATTTAGATGGGATTATTTTCTCGTGATAAACCAAAAATTAAAATCCAAACGACAAAAAAAGATGGGTTTAGTGGCTGGTTGAAATGCACTCATTGCAATGAACTCATACATGCCAATGAGTTGGAGCAAAACAGCAATTGTTGCCCCAAATGTGACTATCACTATCGCCTTTCGACAGAAGACCGCATCAAGAGCTTGAGTAATCCCGATACATTTGAACCCCTCTTTAATGACCTCCAACCAGTCGACACCCTAAAATTTGTTGATACAGAAGCCTATCCCAAACGCCTTGCCAATGCCCAGGAAAAATCTAGCAGCAATGAAGCTGTGGTTGTGGGAACATGCTATCTGGATAAGCATAAAATCGCCTTAGGCGTTTTAGACTTTAGCTTCATGGGCGGTTCCATGGGCTCGGTCGTTGGAGAGCGCTTGACCCGCTTGATTGAACATGCACTGCAAGAGCAGCTGCCTTTAATCATCGTCTCGACCTCAGGCGGGGCCCGCATGCAGGAATCGATCTTATCTTTGATGCAAATGGCCAAAACGTCGGGTGCTTTAGCTAAGTTGCATGAAGCGCAAATCCCCTACATTTCTGTGTTAACCAATCCCACGACAGGCGGAGTAACTGCCTCTTTTGCGTCTCTTGGAGATATCATCGTCGCAGAACCCA
Coding sequences within it:
- the rnc gene encoding ribonuclease III encodes the protein MNQIEQLIQHASAIEAKLGYAFKDHSLLALAFVHRSFINENRDITQHNERLEFLGDSVLGMLISDYLYRHLPSTPEGQLSYLRSRLVEASSCVNYIQALNIGNYLLLGKGERMNDGRGRESILADLFEAIIGAIYLDGGIEAARHFLFKNFTKQIEMILATPLRNWKAILQDYCQKKYQQTPLYNVLQESGPDHSKVFQISVLIQQQELGRGMGASKKEAQQAAAADALSRFNLPELFP
- a CDS encoding hydroxymethylbilane synthase, which produces MRCSNNLSASHNIPVGARSSPLSRAQVKEVLEALHMYHPTIHFDMHYFSTTGDQDLATSLRTLAKTDFFTKEIDEAVLAGHCRIGVHSAKDLPSPLPHGLELICLTKGVDPADVLVMRDGDTLATLPPQARIATSSIRREECVKLLRNDLAFCDLRGTIDKRLTKLESREADGVVVAEAALIRLGLTHLNRIRLPGTTTEGQGQLAILSRKDDHAMKTLFSCLDIRSAIADRNGAP
- a CDS encoding uroporphyrinogen-III synthase; protein product: MAPLKQVLYTGLDPSHYQGTGQITHCPLIQIIPRPLTDPSLQSAFSAFHSYTHLIITSKTTIPILQAYLQQMGFSLADCQAKTTIAVGKITAFHLRAQNIEPIIAKDETAEGVVAELQELKLEKAFIFWPHSAQARPIIPLFLQEQCIRFLACPLYDTLPLRPPTLPHLDQFEEIVFTSPSTIHAFLDVFGSLPASKLLTPIGPITKKCLHEHLG
- a CDS encoding Fe-Mn family superoxide dismutase codes for the protein MSQPYQLPPLPYDFGALEPVISAEIMTLHYTKHHQTYVNNLNKALEQYAEAEQKRDLGAMIALQSAIKFNGGGNVNHSIFWTNLAPKDQGGGEAPEGDLAEAINQEFGSLQTLIDQLSAKSVAIQGSGWGWLGYDKATTRLAISTCDNQDPLSTKGLVPLLGIDVWEHAYYLQYKNVRADYVKNIWSIVNWKNVAERYQNAKAK
- the accD gene encoding acetyl-CoA carboxylase, carboxyltransferase subunit beta, whose amino-acid sequence is MGLFSRDKPKIKIQTTKKDGFSGWLKCTHCNELIHANELEQNSNCCPKCDYHYRLSTEDRIKSLSNPDTFEPLFNDLQPVDTLKFVDTEAYPKRLANAQEKSSSNEAVVVGTCYLDKHKIALGVLDFSFMGGSMGSVVGERLTRLIEHALQEQLPLIIVSTSGGARMQESILSLMQMAKTSGALAKLHEAQIPYISVLTNPTTGGVTASFASLGDIIVAEPNALICFAGPRVIEQTIGQQLPPGAQKSEFLLKHGMIDCIIKRHELKSKLAELVDFLKGNSEEGDAFSSQGSSKKNPLTNKN
- the radA gene encoding DNA repair protein RadA; protein product: MAKQKSVWFCSDCGHKQLKWLGQCPSCHQWNTFQEELELSSLPRRFEAQAVAPSRPIKLKEVKLQETPRILTRIGECDRLFGGGIVPGSLTLVGGDPGIGKSTLLLQLSYALAQQGLVVLYICGEESVDQTSLRASRLGIQTDNLFLLCETNFSLIKSQIDQLNPDVLIVDSIQIVYKSEITSAPGSVSQVRETTTEFMHLAKGRGISTFLIGHVTKSGEIAGPRVLEHLVDTVLYFEGDKQHHYRMIRVVKNRFGPTDEIAVFQMKHSGLVEVPNPSEIFLEERRKESIGSVIIPTLEGSRPILIEVQALVTETVFSTPSRRCTGLDQNRLALLLAVLEKRMGYQLHKCDVFVSVAGGLRITEPAIDLGLLLASASSMRNLIIDPETTVVGEVGLGGEVRSVPRIESRLKEAIHMGFKRCIIPKRNVKGIAEDIRQKITIQGVEFVEEAVDALLK